The nucleotide sequence CGCGATCTTTCGTTCATGAACAGCGTACTCACTTACCATGCCCATTTGTTCTGCTTTTTGTGCTTTTGCACGAAGCGAAGCAATCTCGGCTTTAATTTCAGCTTCTGTCATCTCACTGAACCTTTTTTCCATTTGAATACTTCCTTTCTTTTCTGTACCCTATAAATGCTTGAGATTTAACTACATAGGAGTGATAATTTTGAACAAAACTGTAATTATAACGGGCGGCGGTTCAGGTCTCGGTCTTGCTTTAGCCCATCAATATTATAAAGATTTCAACGTGTGCCTGATTGGCCGCACAGAAGCAAAATTAAAACAAGCTGTACAGACCTTTTCAACTAGCAGCGAAAATACCGTATCGTATAAAGTCTGTGATGTAACACATTATGAACAGGTGCAATCGGTGCTTGGGTCCATTTTTCACAATGAAGACGTCTACTTATTAATCAACAACGCTGGTACGGGTATTTTTCAGCCTTTTAACGAATTATCTGAAAGCGACATCCGTCAAATGATGGAGACCAACGTGTATGGTTCGATTTATCCAACAAAGGCGGCTTTTCCCCTTTTCAAAAAGCAGGGATATGGCAAGGTAATGAACATTATCTCTACAGCTGGTTTACGCGGTAAAGTAAACGAATCTGTTTATTGTGCGTCTAAGTTTGCTGTTAGAGGATTTACGGAGAGCCTTGTTAAAGAATGGGATGGCACTGGCATTTATCCAACCGCTGTCTATATGGGAGGAATGGATACTCCGTTTTGGGACGGTTCCGATCATATCAGTGACCGATCACGTTTAAAATCCCCTGAAAAAATTGCAGAACTAATTATTGAACAAGACGACAATCGAAGTGAGATCTTTATAGATCGTTAAGCTCGTCCCCGCTTAGCAGCTCAGAAATAACATCAGAATCGAAGCCCTTGCTGTATAAAAAACGCTTCATGCGAGACTCGTACTCATATCCGCTATACTTTTTATATTTAAGATGAGCTTTTCGAGCATGAGTGAGCAAGGCTTCTTTTTCATCTTCAGCAGATTGACTGATCTTAGCTTCTTGAAACGCCATTTCGATCACTTCCCACATGAATCCTTTTTGCTGAAGCTGCTGAGCAATTCTTTGTTTCTGTTCCTTTTCAGAACGCTTAGCTCTGCTTGAAAATTGTTTTTGAATAAACTTTATACTCGCATCAAGCTGTTCATCAAAACTGAACTGATTCAGCGCCTCTTCTGTATGACTTTCACTGATTCCTTTTTTCTTAAGCTCTTGCCGAATCATACCCGGCCCTTTAAATGATGTATTCATGCGGCTTTTAACAAGAGCATTCGCAAAGGTCTTATCGTTTACAAAATCGTATTCAGACAGTTTCTGCAGGACCCTCTTAATCGTCGGCTGCGGTACTTCTTTCTTTTCTAAAAATTCTTCAATCTCATGAGCGGTCCTCATTCGGAAAGATAAATAATGCAAAGCTTTGTTAAAGGCTTTTCGATATTGATCTTCCTCAATGATCTCTTCCCATTCTTTTTCATCGATCTGCATCCCTTTTTGCAGCTGAAACTTTATTAGTACATCAGCGTCTACGCTAAATGCAAACTCTTCCTTAGTTCCTTTTTGTACAAAAATATTAAATCGTTCATCGTTTTTTTGCTGAGCAGAAATCCTTGTTATGACAACCATCTACCCACCTTCTTTCACACTCTAGTTTAACATAATTGCTTGTACAGTTTGAAAAAATACCCCTTTTAGAGACCGGTAAACAAGGGAATCGAATAAGAAAAGATAATTATTAATAAAGATAAAGTTGAGAGGAGTTTAATATGAAAAACATTTTGGTCTCTGGCGGCACAGGATTCATTGGAAAACATATCACTCAATTGATGCAAAGTACTTATAAAATCTTCATTCTTACTCGTAATCCAGAAAACAAACCGAAACAAAAGAATGTCACGTATATAGAGTGGCTGACTCCTCACAGCACGCCCGAAAAAGAGCTTCCTAGAATCGATGCTGTTATCAACCTTGCTGGCGAATCCATCAATGGCAGATGGACAGATGAAAAGAAACAAACTATTTTAAACAGCCGTTTAAAAGCAACAGAATCGCTATTGAATCTCGCTGAAAAATTACCAGAGCCTCCTTCTGTTTGGGTGAACGCATCTGCGATCGGATACTACGGAACATCTGAAACAGAAGTATTTACAGAAGACACGGAAACTCATGGGACGGATTTTTTAGCTGAAGTGGTTAAAGCGTGGGAAACAAAAGCAAAAGGTGCAGAAAGTCTTGGCTGCAGAACAATATATACAAGATTTGGGCTCGTTTTAGGCAGGGATGGCGGAGTACTTCCACAGCTAAGTCTTCCCTATCGATTTTTTGCTGGAGGAACTGTTGGTTCAGGTGAGCAATGGGTATCGTGGGTTCATGTTGAAGATCTGGCAAACCTTATAAAAGCAGCAATCGAAAACGAGCAATATTCAGGTCCCGTGAATGTGACTGCTCCACACCCTGTTACGATGAAAGAGTTTGGTCAAGTAACAGGTGACGTCATGCATCGCCCACATTGGCTTCCTGCTCCTTCGATCGCGTTTAAGCTTCTATTCGGTGAAATGAGCATGCTGATTTTAAAAGGGCAGCAGGTGCTTCCCGATAAAGCACTGAACAATGGTTTTCAATTTACTTATCCTCATCTAAAGGGGGCTTTACATGATTTGTTACAATGATAATAAAAATAATTTATCAGGTGACACATAATGAAAATATTAATCCAAAAAGCAAAAGTCTATCCTATTACGAGCAATGAATTGCAAAAAGGAGATGTTCTTGTAGAGAACGGCAAGATCCTAGCTGTGGAAAAGCATATAGAACCTACATCTGAAATGGATGTTATTTCAGCTGAAAACCTTCATCTTCTCCCCGGATTTATTGATGTCCATACTCACTTGGGACTTTATGATGAAGGTACTGGCTGGGCTGGTAATGATGCAAATGAAACCCATGAAGTGCTTACCCCTCATATCCGCGCCATTGATGGCTGTCATCCGTTAGATATTGCCTTTAAAGATGCTGTTCGTTTTGGAGTCACTACCGCGCATATTATGCCAGGAAGTGCTAATGTGATTGGTGGAACGACTTCTGTTATCAAAACGCATGGTAATGACATTCGAAAAATGATCATTAAAGAAACAGCCGGTCTGAAAATAGCGCTTGGAGAAAATCCAAAACGCATTCACAGCGGCCGTCATAATGATTCCATCACCCGCATGGGTATCATGGGTATGCTTCGTGAGGCTTTTTATCAAGCGAAAGACTCAGCATACCAAGATAATCTGCGTGTCGCACCGATCGCAGCTGCATTAAACCGTGAAATACCCGTTCGAATTCATGCGCACCGCTCTGACGATATTCTGTCTGCTATTCGTTTTGCGGAAGAATTCAACCTTGATTTTCGAATTGAACATTGTACAGAAGGCCATTTGATTGCTGATGCTTTCAAGGATCTAAACTTAAAAGTGAGTGTTGGACCAACTTTAACTCGAAAATCAAAAATCGAACTAAAAAACAAGACATGGGACACATATCGCATACTATCTGAAAATAATGTTGAAGTTTCGATTACGACCGATCATCCTTACGTTCCTATTCAATATCTAAATGTTTGTGCAGCCATTGCTGTACGGGAAGGTCTAAGTGAAAAGAAAGCACTTGAAGGGATTACGATTGCACCCGCAAGAAACCTTGGAATTGATAATCGTGTAGGAAGTATTGAGCCAGGAAAAGATGCTGATTTATCCCTTTGGACCGAGCATCCTTTCCACTTTTCTGCAAACCCTGTAATGACCATGATTGACGGAGAAATAATTTACAAAAAATCTACAAAATAACTATTTTCTTTTTTAAAAAAATGTCTTATGATACAAGAAGAGCAACATGCGGATTATCGAATCCGGGAAAATTTAAAAGTCGCTCTAATAGCTAAAGTAAAAATTATTTTTATAAATTAAATATTGAGCAAGGGAAGGCAATTGGTGCGCCACCAGCTTTGACTGGTCCTAGTGGGTTCGATTCCCACCCCGAATTAATTTTTATTCTTAATTCGAGGGTGGGGGATACTTCTGCCCTCTAGGAGGGATTAAATTGTTGAAAAAGCGTGATTTAACGGAGAGTCATGTTCTTTACAATTTAATGGTGCACCCAGAAGTCTTCCCTTTTGTACGCCAAAAAGCTGCTTCTTTTGAGGAGTTTATGTTCCTGACGAAGCAAACGCTAGAGGAAGAAGAACAAGGAAAGATTATCTCCAGAACGATATTGGATGAGTGGCAAAATCCAATCGGCACCATTAATCTATTCGATGTCCAAGATGGCTATGGCTTCCTTGGAACATGGATTGGTCAGCCTTATTTTGGAAAAGGTTATAATTCTTTAGCAAAAGAAGCCTTCTTTTCTGAGTTGTTTTATGAGAAGGATATCCACACTGTTTTTATGCGTATTCGTAAAGTTAATGTCCGGTCACAAAAGGCAGCCGAGAAAATTCCTTACGTTACCCTTGCAAACGAAACAAGAAAAGACGTTTACGATCAGCTCAACCAAGGCCAAGATATTTACAACTTATATCAGATTGAAAAAGATAACTACCTCATGCATCAGCTTCGCACACAGACACAGCCTCTTGAAATTGTTGAAGAACAGTTAAAGGAAGCTTAATACAGGTAACATGACGGCGTGCTCTGCACATACTAACACCACCTTCACTTTTTGAAGGTGGTGTTATTTTAATTAGGAGGTATGATCATGAAAAGCAGCAAACAAGAAGCAAAAGAGAGAAATAACGATTTAACCAAAACACAAGAAATCCTATACAAGGAAGAAATAAAATCTGCAGAATCAACTGCAGAACAAAAAGAAATGACGAACGAGGATTATTCGTAAAAAGGATGATAATTCCTTTAATAAAATCCTAAAAACTGCACATTCTATATGTGAGGAC is from Fictibacillus sp. b24 and encodes:
- a CDS encoding TIGR01777 family oxidoreductase: MKNILVSGGTGFIGKHITQLMQSTYKIFILTRNPENKPKQKNVTYIEWLTPHSTPEKELPRIDAVINLAGESINGRWTDEKKQTILNSRLKATESLLNLAEKLPEPPSVWVNASAIGYYGTSETEVFTEDTETHGTDFLAEVVKAWETKAKGAESLGCRTIYTRFGLVLGRDGGVLPQLSLPYRFFAGGTVGSGEQWVSWVHVEDLANLIKAAIENEQYSGPVNVTAPHPVTMKEFGQVTGDVMHRPHWLPAPSIAFKLLFGEMSMLILKGQQVLPDKALNNGFQFTYPHLKGALHDLLQ
- the recX gene encoding recombination regulator RecX; translated protein: MVVITRISAQQKNDERFNIFVQKGTKEEFAFSVDADVLIKFQLQKGMQIDEKEWEEIIEEDQYRKAFNKALHYLSFRMRTAHEIEEFLEKKEVPQPTIKRVLQKLSEYDFVNDKTFANALVKSRMNTSFKGPGMIRQELKKKGISESHTEEALNQFSFDEQLDASIKFIQKQFSSRAKRSEKEQKQRIAQQLQQKGFMWEVIEMAFQEAKISQSAEDEKEALLTHARKAHLKYKKYSGYEYESRMKRFLYSKGFDSDVISELLSGDELNDL
- a CDS encoding SDR family NAD(P)-dependent oxidoreductase produces the protein MIILNKTVIITGGGSGLGLALAHQYYKDFNVCLIGRTEAKLKQAVQTFSTSSENTVSYKVCDVTHYEQVQSVLGSIFHNEDVYLLINNAGTGIFQPFNELSESDIRQMMETNVYGSIYPTKAAFPLFKKQGYGKVMNIISTAGLRGKVNESVYCASKFAVRGFTESLVKEWDGTGIYPTAVYMGGMDTPFWDGSDHISDRSRLKSPEKIAELIIEQDDNRSEIFIDR
- a CDS encoding GNAT family N-acetyltransferase, whose product is MLKKRDLTESHVLYNLMVHPEVFPFVRQKAASFEEFMFLTKQTLEEEEQGKIISRTILDEWQNPIGTINLFDVQDGYGFLGTWIGQPYFGKGYNSLAKEAFFSELFYEKDIHTVFMRIRKVNVRSQKAAEKIPYVTLANETRKDVYDQLNQGQDIYNLYQIEKDNYLMHQLRTQTQPLEIVEEQLKEA
- a CDS encoding amidohydrolase, translating into MKILIQKAKVYPITSNELQKGDVLVENGKILAVEKHIEPTSEMDVISAENLHLLPGFIDVHTHLGLYDEGTGWAGNDANETHEVLTPHIRAIDGCHPLDIAFKDAVRFGVTTAHIMPGSANVIGGTTSVIKTHGNDIRKMIIKETAGLKIALGENPKRIHSGRHNDSITRMGIMGMLREAFYQAKDSAYQDNLRVAPIAAALNREIPVRIHAHRSDDILSAIRFAEEFNLDFRIEHCTEGHLIADAFKDLNLKVSVGPTLTRKSKIELKNKTWDTYRILSENNVEVSITTDHPYVPIQYLNVCAAIAVREGLSEKKALEGITIAPARNLGIDNRVGSIEPGKDADLSLWTEHPFHFSANPVMTMIDGEIIYKKSTK